GCAGAGATTTACCCAGCTCGTTTCTAATAGAGCAGGCACGGCGCAAGGCCGCAGGCGGTCTTGCTATGTGAATGCGAAAAGGGTGATATCTGGCTGGTGGGACACCGAGGATTTAGGGAACAAAACCATATACTCCACACTCACGCtgcagaaaaaaaccaaaccctacAAGAGTGGCACGTCATCAAGCGCCGCAGCGTACCTCTTCCGGGATGGGTGTCCCAGCTGTACTGCAAGCTGCGCCTGCGCACAGGGTCTCCGCGTAAAGAACCAATGAACGGAAGGGTGGGCGGGCTAGAGGGCAGAGACTCGGCTTCCGGTTCCGGTGCCCTGGTTCAGTCAGCTTTTGTGCTACGTGTCGCTGGCGTGTGAGGTGTTGGCTGACAGGTGAGGCTGTGTCTCCTGGTGGGCTTGGGCTGAAGCCTTTGTGACAGGCGGCGGCAGCGGGCGTGGGTGAGGCGGAGGGTGTCGCCGGGAGGCTCTTAGGGGCTGGCGGTAAGAAGGGCCGGTTGCTCCGGTCGGAGACCGAGGTCCGGCGCTTTCCGCTGCCCGCACACTTCCTTCCTAGTACGGTTTCTGTGGAAGCAAAGCCCCAAGCCGGCGGCGTCCCCAGGGCGCAAAGCAGAGTGGCTCTGATGGCCTCTGGTCCTTCAGCGCTTAAAGACCTGGCCCAGGCTTTGGCTTCTTGGCTGTTTGCGCAGGGCCGCCTTTGTGTGCCACTCGTACTCTGTTGGGGGCCGCCAGTGTGTTCTGTGCTCCAGCCGGAGTGGATGGCTGCGGCCGGAGTTCCCCGCGGACTTGGCTTTGGGGATTTGTGCGTAGCGTCCTGTCTCGCAAGAGCTACGCTCAGCCCTGGCCCTCCCACTCCTGCGGGCTCTAGTGGGAGGATGGGTGTAGACTAGATGGAGAGATCGTAGTGTGTCACTAGATCCCCTCCCCTGGAAGTGAGTGCCGGGTTTGTGCATTGTGAgggccaccccccgccccgaagAAAGACCCCTTAGCTTCTTTCAGGACAGCGATAAAGTTTAAGCCCACTGGGTTTGAAGAATAAACTTCAGTGAAATACTAAGAAAACAAGCGTAAGTATGTCAGTTTAGgctggaatctgtatttttttgttttgttttataagatgGAATTGACTCGTCTCAGACAGGAACTCGTGGCTGCTCTCCTCTCCATTTTGGTGTAACTGAGCAAGTACTTACTTTGTGATAAGGGACACCAGTGAGTGTTTTTTTACTCTTCTGTTTCGTTTAAACAGGCATCATGGATCAGGTAATGCAGTTCGTTGAGCCGAGTCGGCAGTTTGTGAAGGACTCCATTCGGCTGGTGAAAAGATGCACTAAACCTGATAGAAAAGGTGACAGCTTTAAAATGGGAGGAAAGATTAACTCTTTGCATTTTCTAGGTCTTTTCCTTGATTAATATCTTGCAGTTTAATAATTGTTGCGTTATTTTCATCTTACTGCTTTTTAATACTGTCATTTCTTCCTAGATTTTATGCACTTTTTTACACTTTACAGATCTTTCTGTTCTATGCATTTTCGTGTAGTGAAAGGTGGTTACGGTCTTCATTCCCATGTTAGGTTTGCCTTAGTCATAATCAGTGACTTTAGAGTTGTTAGCCTCTTCCACATTTCCACTCCGGAAACTCTTTGGGAGTCGTCCCTGTGCTGCCACTGCCCCCTTCCCACTTCTTCCCCTAAACAAAACCTTAACATGAAATCAGTAGTATAGTTTTTGCCAGCCTTGGAAGTTAAATTCTTGGTTATCATGATTTATCTGTTAAAAGGTGTGCCAGAATTTGTTTACCTTTCTTCATTTGAGTGCGCCTGAAGTTAGGAGCTGGGAATGTAATAGAGAATATATTAGGTTTTAGTGTGGATGTAGTATAACACAGAAAACATGTCATAGAGAATCGCCCTTGCTCTGAAGGAGTTTAGAATCTTTGCGGGAAGACGGTCATGAATGGCAGTTACCACTTCAATTCCAGCTGTGGTAATTCCTTTAGAGGAGAAATAGGAGTTTGGACAGGACATAATGGGACTAACCAAGTCAGGAGGGCGGGGGGAGCTTCCCCGCGGAAATAACATTAAATGGATGCATTACCAAGGTCTGAAACTTTAACACAGGGTTGTGCCCAGCCCAGTTTGCTTTCTCAGGCTTTATTTCGGGCTTCATTATGTTATCAAAGACGACAGAtgtattgtttatttaaaaaaaaatcatgttctgTGTTTCTGTAATTAATACTTTTAACAGtataacaactttatttattttaacagtataacaacttttaaaaactactgtgtatttcttttattcatgtttcttttttttttttttttttttttttggtattctgtTCATTTGCTACTAAGATAGACTATTTTGCTGCCTGTTGTTGGATTCACTAGCATGGGCAGCCACTTTATTTCTGTGTCcttaaatatcaataaaatatgaaaatttaaagatctgtcaaacaatttatttcttaatagcatgctttgtttaatttaaaatgatagatTTACTATCAGGAGTAATGTATAGCACTAAGTTTATTTATGTCACTGTTAGTTTTCTCTCCTATACTTGCAATGACAGTgcaaaaaataatctaaattttgtgtttttaaatccaGAATTCCAGAAGATTGCCATGGCAACAGCAATAGGATTTGCTATAATGGGATTCATTGGCTTCTTTGTGAAATTGATCCATATCCCTATTAATAACATCATTGTGTAAGTAAACTTTTTGAAATAGACAATATCTAGGATAGAACACAaattgaagggcacctgggtggctcagatggttaagtgtctgactcttaattttggcttaggtcatgatccagggttgtgagattgagctctgcatcaggctcctcttggggggtctgctggagattctttggccctctgtccctcccccattcaCATGCGcttgcttgtgcgcgctctccctctcaaataagtctttaaaaagaactgaaatcattttGAGTTGACAGCCTCCTGTTTTGTTGATACATAGAGatgtcttttgaatttttaatgctGCTAGAGTCTACTGGTACTTTTTGAGTACCTGATAGTTAGGAGTGCTTTTATATGTTCTGCAGTCTTTGTAGCAACTCTGAAATAGgcacagttttttttaataagtaaaattttaaagggTCAAGGAAGTGGGTTAAAAGCCCTCGGTATGTGATAAAGCAAGTGATAGAGCCAGTAGTCaaatttaaatcttctttatGCTGTATAGTAACTGGTTGGTTTTTAAGGTGCAGAAGAAATGCTTCCTGTCTGAAAATCACTACTTTGATTGAGTTCAGACTAGACCAGATGTTGTAGCTTcaaatcctcttttctttttacttaacagATGTCATGAACTTGGGCAAGGtacttagcttctctgtgccCAGTTTATTCCATAAGGCTAAGAGCTCTTACTTGGATTATAGGAAAAATTAATGACTTAAGTCGTGTAAAACCCTAAAAAAGAATTTGGGTAGGAATAAGAATGGAAATGGAAGTTGTTGTGACTGTCATGAACCACTGTACTAATGGAGGGTTTCTTAACTTTCAGtgtattagagaggagaagaaaacgTTGAGAAGCACTGAGatcactttattcttttctaaaagcttttcttttccaattgATTATAAGTTATGAAGAAACTTAATGGCAGTGAGCAATTAGAATAGTTCATGtttaggcattttatttatttatttatccttaaagattttatttgtcagagagcgcacacaagcagggggagcagcaggcagagggtgaagcaggaccctgggatcatgacctgagccacccaggcatcccagttctaggcattttagtttgatgtaaagACTTACTATGAGTTGCAATACTTACTTGTTCTAggattcttatatttatttaatctgaGCTTTATCTGTCATTTAGAGGTAGTGATACTTACTAGGCTTATTCAAGGGGATAGAGAGGTTTGGAACAGTTACTTAGAAATgttttgtaggggcgcctgggtggctcagcgagttaagcggctgtctttggcttgggtcatgatcccggggtcctgggattgagtccctcatcggactcctctgctcagcgtggagtctgcttctccctctccctctgctgctctgcctacttgtgcgctctctctctctctctaataagtaaaatctaaggGGAAAACAAATGCTTTGTatactataaatttttttaagtcctaGATGCTTTACTCTAGATACTTGTGGAATTTGTCTTCTAAATGACAAGTGACTGAATGATACTGTCAGGTGGATTTTTTAAGTAGGTCGTTGTAGTTATTAAGCATAAGTTATTAAACAGAAGTTCTGCAAAGAGAGACTTTAGGATCAGTGAAAGTTAGACGTGGAAAGGATCAGGTCTCAATCTACTCCATCACTTCAGAAATCTCTGCGATATTACTTGTGAGGAATACCCACGCTAGAATGCTGGAAGCATGCAGAGAATACTCAGGTAGAAACACTCTGCATCCCTGGGCTATACTTAACCTCATCAGTAAACAGAAGGGGTGGAGTGGGTTTCTGTGAAGTCCCTTCTTTTCCACAGAGCTCAGTGCCTCCTGCTTCCCATTCCAGTGTCACACAGGTTTAATGGATACAGTT
This genomic stretch from Mustela erminea isolate mMusErm1 chromosome 11, mMusErm1.Pri, whole genome shotgun sequence harbors:
- the SEC61G gene encoding LOW QUALITY PROTEIN: protein transport protein Sec61 subunit gamma (The sequence of the model RefSeq protein was modified relative to this genomic sequence to represent the inferred CDS: inserted 1 base in 1 codon), with product MNGRVGGLEGRDSASGSGXPGSVSFCATCRWRVRCWLTGIMDQVMQFVEPSRQFVKDSIRLVKRCTKPDRKEFQKIAMATAIGFAIMGFIGFFVKLIHIPINNIIVGG